Proteins encoded together in one Entomobacter blattae window:
- a CDS encoding alpha/beta hydrolase, which translates to MPEIMFAGPVGRLEGRYHHSSDEDAPLALILHPHPLHGGTMNNRITYTMYRSFQKMGFSVLRYNSRGVGRSQGRYDGGNGEISDAAAALDWMQSINPNATALWIAGYSFGAFVGMQLLMRRPEVTGWISVAPPANHYDFGFLAPCPCGGLMIAGDADNLVPEPEVRKLVDKLNTQKGVEVDYRIFNGADHVFANHAEHVSEAIEHHVNLCQQHAPLMLAAD; encoded by the coding sequence ATGCCAGAGATCATGTTTGCCGGCCCGGTGGGTCGTCTTGAGGGTCGTTATCACCATTCTTCTGATGAGGATGCCCCCTTGGCCCTTATCTTGCACCCCCATCCGCTTCACGGCGGCACCATGAACAACCGCATTACCTATACGATGTACCGCTCTTTTCAGAAAATGGGGTTTTCTGTCTTACGTTACAATTCCCGCGGGGTAGGCCGCTCCCAGGGCCGCTACGACGGCGGTAACGGCGAAATTTCCGACGCCGCAGCAGCCCTGGACTGGATGCAATCCATCAACCCCAATGCTACAGCCTTGTGGATTGCCGGCTATTCCTTCGGGGCTTTTGTTGGTATGCAGCTTTTAATGCGCAGGCCTGAGGTGACAGGTTGGATTAGCGTTGCCCCCCCTGCCAACCATTATGATTTTGGCTTTCTGGCCCCCTGTCCCTGTGGCGGCCTTATGATTGCAGGCGATGCAGACAACCTTGTGCCTGAGCCAGAAGTCCGCAAGCTGGTAGATAAGCTCAATACCCAAAAAGGGGTTGAGGTGGATTATCGGATCTTCAATGGGGCAGACCATGTTTTTGCCAACCATGCCGAGCATGTCAGTGAAGCGATTGAACACCATGTCAACCTTTGCCAGCAACATGCCCCGTTAATGCTGGCCGCTGATTAA
- a CDS encoding cysteine desulfurase family protein: MGYESPASFNYNHESRISETLFSSPSRSQSQTSENLPVKNSALKRALDGASERGSRKEVPEKGALEQEAAEQWGASLSQSGFEQPTLQHPFSHFLDRSSRAGENGKLVCVMWANNETGVINPIAEIARICHKHNALLHVDAVQAAGRMAINFAESGADSMAISSHKLGGLKGAGALFLKPSHFRQTMPLMPLFAGGGQEQGRRGGTPALPALVAFAAAAQAALSTLGEYHTHLRALRDALEQAAVKAGALVAGQQAERLVNTSSLVLAGKSGATQLMALDMLGVCVSAGAACSSGKVARSHVLEAMGYGPMAGCAIRVSLPWNVKKEEVAIFIERYKGMVQTFQKGGSHAAHLS; this comes from the coding sequence ATGGGATATGAAAGCCCTGCCTCTTTCAACTATAATCATGAAAGCAGGATTTCAGAAACTTTGTTCTCATCGCCTTCCCGATCACAGAGCCAGACTTCGGAAAACCTTCCTGTAAAAAATTCAGCGTTAAAAAGAGCGCTCGATGGGGCATCAGAAAGAGGGTCGAGAAAAGAGGTACCAGAAAAAGGAGCTCTAGAACAAGAAGCCGCCGAACAGTGGGGCGCTTCCCTCTCCCAATCGGGATTCGAGCAACCCACCTTACAGCACCCTTTTAGTCATTTTCTAGATCGCTCTTCGAGAGCAGGGGAGAATGGGAAACTGGTATGTGTGATGTGGGCCAATAATGAAACAGGCGTTATTAACCCGATCGCTGAAATTGCCCGTATCTGCCATAAACATAACGCGTTATTGCATGTGGATGCAGTGCAGGCTGCCGGGCGTATGGCCATTAATTTTGCAGAGAGTGGCGCAGATAGCATGGCTATTTCCAGTCATAAATTGGGGGGGCTTAAAGGCGCTGGGGCTCTTTTTCTTAAGCCGAGCCATTTTCGCCAAACCATGCCCTTAATGCCCCTTTTTGCAGGAGGTGGACAAGAACAGGGCCGCAGGGGGGGAACACCGGCTTTGCCAGCCCTGGTGGCCTTTGCTGCTGCTGCACAGGCAGCCTTATCAACCCTTGGCGAGTATCACACTCATCTTCGGGCCTTACGAGATGCCCTGGAGCAGGCAGCTGTAAAAGCCGGCGCGCTCGTAGCAGGCCAGCAGGCCGAGAGGCTGGTCAATACGTCAAGCCTGGTTTTAGCGGGCAAGTCTGGGGCAACTCAGCTTATGGCTTTGGATATGCTCGGGGTTTGTGTCTCTGCAGGGGCTGCGTGCTCTTCGGGTAAGGTGGCGCGCTCTCATGTGCTAGAGGCGATGGGCTATGGGCCTATGGCGGGGTGTGCCATACGGGTATCGCTTCCATGGAATGTGAAAAAGGAAGAGGTGGCTATTTTTATTGAGCGCTATAAGGGCATGGTGCAAACTTTTCAAAAGGGAGGCTCCCATGCAGCCCATTTATCTTGA